Proteins encoded together in one Quercus lobata isolate SW786 chromosome 3, ValleyOak3.0 Primary Assembly, whole genome shotgun sequence window:
- the LOC115982953 gene encoding uncharacterized protein LOC115982953 → MEKFNKVQAVTLKSHLDKYLVADDDNKTVRQSRNGTSRKARWFVELVEGKSHAIRLKSWNGMYLTATDLPFLLGMTGNKVLQTVPDRGYEWKYEWEPIRDGFQVKFRTWCGTYLRANGGTPPWRNSITHDDPHTSSTQNWVLWDVEAVEVSGTDLVIDFLHTKSSLSSLSDDVFGSEPGSPMSVISSISPKSISNNKLSKSNMFRSGMDLFYNAKAVRLRSHHDKYLLADEDEESVTQDRNGSSKNARWTVEFVEGTDSIIRLKSCYNKYLTASNQPFLLGMTGRKVIQSLPRRLDSSLEWEPVKEGSQVKLKTRYGNFLRANGGVPPWRNSITHDIPHRTATQDWILWDVDIIEIQVQSPRQISQRPPSQPLSHQDSLDFDPNSPSSGSIKSEKFSRQESSESNQSSPPKTEGRTIYYHVAEDNGEVDDGVVEGYSFTFKGNGVEELTRKLEEETGLEGIIVCTRSPLNGNLYPLRLQLPPNNATMHVVLVLASSTVAQDFTKRAS, encoded by the exons ATGGAGAAATTCAACAAAGTACAAGCTGTGACTCTCAAGAGCCACCTTGACAAGTACCTAGTTGCCGACGACGACAACAAAACGGTCCGGCAGAGCCGAAACGGCACATCGAGGAAGGCCAGGTGGTTCGTAGAACTAGTGGAAGGAAAGAGCCACGCAATCCGGTTGAAAAGCTGGAACGGCATGTACCTAACGGCAACTGATTTGCCGTTCTTGCTAGGCATGACTGGGAACAAGGTGTTGCAGACCGTGCCAGATCGTGGGTACGAGTGGAAGTACGAGTGGGAGCCGATTCGAGACGGCTTTCAGGTCAAGTTCAGGACTTGGTGCGGTACCTACCTTAGAGCCAATGGTGGCACGCCACCGTGGCGGAACTCGATCACGCACGATGACCCACATACCTCGTCGACTCAGAACTGGGTTCTCTGGGATGTCGAGGCTGTCGAGGTCTCTGGGACTGACTTGGTTATCGATTTTCTCCATACGAAGTCGAGTTTGTCTTCTTTGTCCGATGATGTTTTTGGTTCTGAACCCGGCTCGCCTATGTCTGTTATTTCCTCGATTTCGCCGAAGTCGATTTCTAATAATAAGCTG AGCAAATCCAACATGTTTCGCTCAGGAATGGACCTTTTCTACAACGCCAAGGCGGTGCGTCTCCGTAGCCACCATGACAAGTACCTTCTAGCtgatgaagatgaagagtcGGTGACCCAAGATCGAAACGGGTCTTCCAAAAACGCAAGGTGGACTGTGGAGTTTGTCGAAGGCACAGATAGCATAATCCGGCTCAAGAGTTGCTACAACAAGTACCTCACTGCCTCGAACCAGCCCTTTTTGCTTGGGATGACTGGTCGAAAAGTGATCCAATCTCTGCCTCGGAGGCTCGACTCTTCGCTCGAGTGGGAACCCGTTAAAGAAGGGTCCCAAGTCAAGCTCAAGACTCGGTATGGTAACTTCTTGAGAGCCAATGGTGGTGTACCACCTTGGAGAAACTCCATCACCCATGATATTCCTCACAGGACCGCCACTCAGGATTGGATTCTCTGGGATGTTGATATTATCGAGATTCAAGTCCAGTCTCCGAGACAGATCTCACAGCGGCCCCCATCTCAACCACTTTCACATCAGGATTCTTTGGATTTCGATCCCAATTCACCCTCTTCGGGTTCAATCAAATCCGAGAAGTTTTCTAGACAAGag TCTAGTGAATCGAATCAGAGTTCACCACCAAAAACGGAAGGGAGGACTATATACTATCATGTGGCTGAAGATAATGGTGAAGTGGATGATGGAGTTGTGGAGGGGTATTCTTTTACTTTCAAGGGTAATGGGGTTGAGGAATTGACTCGTAAATTGGAGGAAGAGACGGGTTTGGAAGGTATAATTGTGTGTACTCGAAGTCCCTTGAATGGAAATCTTTATCCCCTTCGGTTGCAGCTTCCTCCAAACAATGCAACTATGCATGTTGTTTTGGTTCTAGCTTCATCAACAG TGGCACAGGACTTCACAAAACGAGCGTCATGA